The Epinephelus lanceolatus isolate andai-2023 chromosome 14, ASM4190304v1, whole genome shotgun sequence region CAGGAATGTATTGATGCTGTAATAATATGAtgtataataaaaaacaaacatcagcacCTTATGTGGTTTCTATCAAGTGGCTTCACTGAAATTAGCGTCAGCAAAGTTTATATATTTAAAGTCAATAGATATTTAATCTTCCAGTCAGGTGAAATGAACAAAGGTTAGAAAAGTGAGTATTTTTGTTGATCTGAAGTCCACAGTGGCACACACAAGGAATGCAGCGGCCTCTTCAACACAACATTCACaatgtttacatttacaaaaaaatattggaAACAACTCTTAGGAGGACAGCTGGGCCTAACTGACGTCAGAGAGAGATGTGCCCTACACACTATAAGCACTCTGTTCAAAGCAGGAAGTTCATGTAATAAAAAAGGGCAGTTCTTCAGATACATAGCAGAGGAATCAGTCCAGGAGGAGTTTATTTGAAGGGGCTCAGCGGGAGAATTGCCTCCTGTCACCCTTTCCTTTGTTGACATGCTTAAAGATTCTGGCTTTTTGTGCATTCTTGGACTTCTGGTATCCAAAACCGCCTCCACCGCCGCGCTTCTGCAACTTTGCACCTTTACTGCTGTGGACGTCTGGAGAGAAGAGCTGAGTTAAGGAGAACTAACAGTTCTTAATCTTACATTTCTACATGAACTGAGGAATACAAATAATGACACACTTAACACATCCAACAAACAATGTGCTGTGTTTAACATAACTGTAGAATTACATCAAAGGATACTCAGATCAACATATGGAGGAACTTTAAAGCCAAAGGACAGCGCCACCATGGGGAGGTTGAGGGTGTTGACGCTGTAGATCTGTTTGAGCGAATGAGAGTCATAAGCCCTCACGTAGGACTTGTAGGCCTCTTGGGCTGACTTGTGGAGGTAATAGTTCTTCTCAATCAGCTTCTCCAGCTAcgaataaaaaacagaaattagaCTCAAGCAGTCAGTTGATAACTTAAGAAAACAACAGCTTGCATTTAAAGGTATGTTGAAGCTGCTGAGACATCATCACATctattaaagagacagttcacccaaacatcaaaaatacatttccccttccctgtagtgctatttatcaatatGTACTGTTTAATGCCAATTGCCGGTAGTTTGAGAtatcaaaaaacaacaacaaacaaacccatTTAAACTAccagtttacatccatatctgtccagactcatgtgCAACAGTGGCAGTGGACAGTGCCACAAATATAGATGTTGCTgaaaagctacaaattctaaaacaaagatgcttcacacacatcttcccccacagcaacacagaagatctatacaatcagcacagtttcaaggtgaagattagtgtcaccaattcagtatctgaccaaatgtctccccttctgttcctgagatatgatgttgaataatggccagaaaagtgtttttgcagatcattatgatgtcacagtgaagttaacctttgaccctttggatataaaatgccatcacttcattattttgtaCTATCAGACTTTTGTGTGGAATTGTGCCATTGTTAGCATATAAAATGATtgatttatggccaaaaacatgctttgtgaggtcacagtgaccttgacctttgactaccaaaatctaaatCACTTCATCCTTGCATCCAAGTGGACGTCAAATTTGAAGGCTagctcagtggcctagtggtagagtgtccgccctgagactgggaggtcgtgggttggATCCCTGGCCGGGTCATatcaaagactataaaaataggacccattgcctccctgcttggcactcagcatcactgggttggaattggggggttagatcaccacatgattcccgagcgcagcaccgctgctgctcaccgctccttCAGGGGATAGGTCAAATGTGGAGAACAAagttcacacactcaggtgtgagACAATCAGTGGAGCTTTAACTTTCACTTTTAAGATATTCCCTCCAGGTGATCCCCAGacatcacgttcacaagaatcgagctgatggacagccaacctgaaaacatgatgcctcTGCCCGacacaaagtgttttatgttaaaactaaacgtctctttccagaaatcatgacccagttattcaagataatccacagatcttgttgtgagcagtttttatGTAGgacctattttctttctacccaaCTACACCCGCAAACCGTATCACCGCACataaggaagcgtgcatctactgctagctcacctagcaccactgagctagccaacgttacagctcagccaaggaggacgccatttatagccctttttagttaggagttgtgcaaatttgcaggaaagcccaatcagtctttttcagcattggcagtataaaaacaaaatcggggagtgcagcaaaatgccgcctgcctacttttgttcatacagaatgtgcctttttcggggcaatgggggggcgtgagcaagtaacaaaacgtgtagctcagcacgtgacgtaaacagtgacgtggaagggaagccacggctggtcagtccttcagcgactgtctcgtaagtcggcctgttcttcaccgttcctgtcatctgacggttaatggcctcttcgtttgcgaggacaaggagggtgcgcaattccttgtctccccaatTGCTCatcttttcagtgtttttcaggtttgtgtttccctcttgctactagctgctcgctaattcctgctatcagctgtttcctgtttaaccactgccagtgggtcgcacgtgcggcatcatcaacagctcctcccacaagccTTCAACAGaccctcccgttgtggaaggccgcctctgtctgtttaaactaaaagggttccaccaatatgactaccctatgaggcggaaaattgggcacctcggatcaactcgccaatccggctctgtgtgtctaaatgctcgcaacttgccggcaaaacggcccaacatttgcggaaaatctgaCAGTGTAAACGGGGTTAATGTTTCGATCTTGTGCGGTCACAaacacaagcctcttgtccatgtaACATTGCTGTTAAAAGTATGTTGAGCGTTTCTGGGGCTTTGagtaccacaagctgagtgccatgtaGTTCCATCGTTTTAAAGGGCaggcagatatctccaacactcagcaactcacaccaaaacaatctagactgattaaCAGCGCtacaggaaaaaggaaaaatgtgtgttttcaatcgagggtgaactgtcactttaagAAGTAGATTCTcttggggtgtcggtggcttagtggtagagcaggcgccccatgtacaaggctgttgccgcagcggcctgggttcgactccagcccgtggccctttgctgcatgtcattccccctctctctccccctttcacacttaggtgtcctatctataaaggcaaaaatgccccaaaaaatctttaaaaaaaagaagtagtAAGAAGTAGATTCTTACCTGGGACTGGATATCAGAGATTTTACTCCAAGAAAAGTCAAACTCGCTCAATGGGACCTGGACAATAAAAGAGCAGTGTAAACAGAAGCCATTCCATTAAAGACATGACACTTGCACTTATAATGTGTAAATTGTGGAATTATCCAACAGTATATACAGTGACAGACAGTAACCCCACAGTAGACTTTGAGATGGTTACCTTGGCCTGTTTCAGGAAGCGGAGGAATCCCAGCTCCTCTGGTCGGAGGATGAGGAGCGCGTGGCCTCTGCCATTGATGCCTCTGGCTGTTCTGCCCACCCTGTGGATGTACTCCTGCAGATAGAAAGCTAAGCTTAACAGGAGTCCTACGCTGGGACTCGACCCCACAAGTGACGCCATTATTTGTAATAATAAGTGTTCATGAGCCAAGCAGTTAGTTATAAACTAAGTGAACCATTTGGGTCTGTTTCTCTCATTtcatatatattaaaatgagCTTTTGGGATAAAACTGGTTTTATCATTTTTTGTTGCAATTTTGAACCATTATTATTTTGTGTAATGTAGTAGTAGTTTGGATACCTTGGGGTCATCTGGGGGGTCGTACTGGACGATCCAGTCCACCTCAGGGATGTCCAGGCCTCGAGCTGCCACGTCAGTACACAGCAGGATGCCTGAGTCAGCGTTGCAGAACTGGAAGAAGGTGGTGGTACGTTTGGTCTGCTTCTGCTTGCCCTGGAAGCAAGATGATTGAGAACAACCCTTTTTACAACAGATGTTTTTGTAGGGGAGACTGACGTATATGAATGCTGCGTTTGATGTAATGTGGCTTGAAGGTTCGTGACATGTCTTACATGGATGGCCATGACAGGCAGGTCAATATAGTTGAGTAGTTCATAGTGGAATTTCACAGACATacaggaggagaaaaagacCATGAGCTTCTTCTTGCGGTTCTTCTTCAGGAAGGTGAAGAGTAGCAGGAAGCGCTTCTCTGATGGACACACCACATAACCCTGAAACACAACAGAGATCACTTTATATCACTTCAATGTGCTGATCACTTTCAAGGCCAGTCCACCTCCTGTGTAACTTTGATTTAACAGGAATGTAGCAGACAGTACCTGCTCCAGGCCATCAACAGTGGCATTGTCTTTGTTGTCATCTACACCGACATAAAGGGGCTCTTTCTTCAGGGAGATGCGAGCCAAATCCTCCACTTTACGGGTCTGAGTGGCTGAAAACAGCATCGTCTGTCTCTTCTCTGGAGAAAACAGAGCCAGAAACATTACAATGATTTAATCCGGGCAGGGGTTTTAAAATTCCTAGCCAATTTTGAAATTGGGTTGCATCACGCACATGAGGAGAAACTTAACACATGATGTTCACTCAAATGTCAATTATGCACACACTATACAATTTGAAAATAATGGCACACCACAGGATATCATTAAGATTACCGTGCCATGGAGAGCAATGCATCACTGCGTGTAGTCTGAGCCCGACTTTAGAGAGCGCAGGATGAGTCAGAGGTTCAagtgttttggggggttttttgtCAAAGACCAGAAGTGtgcaaacttttttgaatgggggccagaatacataatgtgaaaatacctgggaGCCAACTGCTTCTTGCATCCTACAGGTTATTTTCAAAAAATCCCacacaaatgaaacaaacaactgtttcatctttcaATAAAAGATACTCCTGAAAGCAGCAGCCCTCACTGTCAACTTAATGTTTCTTTGTTGTCTCCCACCTGACAGGAAATGTATGCTGTTAGCTAactgtttgcttgtttactgTCTCTTTATGCAAACACATCCGTTCCACCCTcctacttggtgcatgtctaTTAACTGTGTGAAAGTCCTGCCACTGTGAGGTGAACggaaaaaatgttaaatgatCTTGTTAGATTAACTAATGTTGTGTAGTGGGCCACATATAgcatattttgaaagacaagctgCAGGGCCACAACTGGCCCCCGACGGAGCTTTGGACATGCCTGTTGTAGAGTGTCaaaatactgtatataactTAAACCAACCACAAAGAGTacaagtctgagaaaataaccctgatgtCACCAGACTTATCTTTGCTTGGGTTTGAAGTCTATAAACAGACAGTCATTCTTATAAACCAGCAGTGTGAGGTATTAAATGTAGGCATTTAATAAGCAGAGATGATCTaataaaagatgtttttaatttgctttATGGGAGAGATCCTGTGTTTTTGGAGCATAATATTGACTTAACATACCTCTGCTTGTATTGTAATTTTGACCActattaaaaaaatcatcatcaaaGTCCCCTAACTTTATGAAAGTACAATACTACAACTGCTAGGTGTCCCCTGTAACaaaacagtacaaaaaaaaaaacccaattaAGAGGAAGCTTAGCAACAATAGATAcatacttggcagcagtttgaTGATCTGCTTCAGTTCCTCTTCAAAGCCCACCTCTAAGATACGGTCAGCCTCATCAATGATCAGACACTGGAGGTTCTTGAACATGAAGCCTGGGGTATTCTGAGGGCATAATAGTATTGATTTTTAATATTCTTACCCAAGTATTAACAACTAGCAGGAGCAGCAGAAACACTTGACATTTACAGTAGGAACACACCAGCAACACATATGTTTATGTTTGATTGATGTGTCAGTACTATCAATTCTAAAACACATGATGACTTctaatcagtccctccaggatttctgctggggtttttttttgtgattgttaCGGCCTGATATACTTGATTTCACTGCAGGTTTccctaaaaaaaatgtaatacatgTGATGTTTTTAGGCATTTTCTTGCAATAAAATTGCAGGAGCAAatgaaaactgcaaaaatattTGTGATGCTGTCATGGATTTGGAGTTTATTACATAAAGCACTGAGTGTTTCCAACAGAATTAAATCTACGTGTGAAGGTGGGAGGGGGGTGGATGTGAGGCGGTTGGCAAAAGCTGATCGCTGACAAtcagctgttgctgccatcTGAAGCAGCGCTGAAGGACTGTCTCCGTTAGTTGCTCacttcctgctctctctgcctggttagcaccagctaacagcagcagcagctatcTGACACCGAGCTGTTAAGCGGTCCCAACCATCTCAGAGCAAAAAAAACTCGACTGTCATTAAGACCATTACTACAAACTGGGTAACATTAGCCGTGTGAACAGTTAGCCCTCTCACTGTGTAAGCTATTATGTCCCACGTACAGCAGATGTCTCATTATAAACTGAGAGAGGGGCGAAGCAAATCAATACGCAACATGCAGCTCTACAGTGAAATAAGATGTGACTCATTTTTAACAGTCAAATTTGTGGTAAAGTTGTGGTGATTGGACAGAAGTGCAAGGCTGCACAGTATTCACGGGGATTGCCTGAATTTGCCTTAATTGTTGTGATTGCAATATGAATGAGTAACGACCTGTTTCATATACTGTCTGGATTCATAATGTCATCATCTTGATAAGGTACTCAGTACATGTGATGGCTCTGGAATTGTTGGTAGGAGTGTCTTTGTGTCAGGACCCTGCTCACCTGCAGATGGTCCAGTAGACGGCCAGGTGTAGCCACCAGGATGTTGACACCGTTGGCCAGTCTTTGGGCCTCAGCTGAGCGGTTGCTGCCCCCCATGATCAGACCAAAGGTGTGCACATGGTGCGTCATCAGCTCCTTCAGCACACCATAAGTCTGCATTGCCAACTCACGTGTGGGTGAAAGGATCACTACACCAGTGcctgagaggaagaggaggacataAGTGAAGGGCTTCCTGTCAACCTACATgacacagtttgatacagtagaTAAAAGCAGTTTGCTTCCCTCTCCCTCAGCATCCCAGAAAGTACTGAAGCCAGAAAACACTAAGGAGAGAGGATACATTAACAGGGGTCTTACCATTCCTGGGCATGAACTTGAGTTTGTAGATGAGCTCTATAGATGGGATGAGGAAGGCCAAGGTTTTACCACTACCTGTCTTGGCAGCAGCCAGAACGTCCCTACAGAGAGGCAAACACTGTTTCACTACCAACAAAGTCACACTGTGATATTagtataaatattttatttttttccttaa contains the following coding sequences:
- the ddx18 gene encoding ATP-dependent RNA helicase DDX18 encodes the protein MADLQMKLLRKKIQKRSEKNKERKLLQTQTEGTEAVNSNGLAEECCEEPAAVCKADNKPKKKQKKQLGVPLEGITSEQTSLKKKKTKKKRKLADTAESPAEKKTKTVKGAEEEEEEEEEEAEEVAATLADGEQATENPEEASDEEEEDKTGEGDDEEDDQPELPSGLTGAFEDTSFASLAELVSESTLKGVKEMGFEHMTEIQHKSIRPLLEGRDVLAAAKTGSGKTLAFLIPSIELIYKLKFMPRNGTGVVILSPTRELAMQTYGVLKELMTHHVHTFGLIMGGSNRSAEAQRLANGVNILVATPGRLLDHLQNTPGFMFKNLQCLIIDEADRILEVGFEEELKQIIKLLPKKRQTMLFSATQTRKVEDLARISLKKEPLYVGVDDNKDNATVDGLEQGYVVCPSEKRFLLLFTFLKKNRKKKLMVFFSSCMSVKFHYELLNYIDLPVMAIHGKQKQTKRTTTFFQFCNADSGILLCTDVAARGLDIPEVDWIVQYDPPDDPKEYIHRVGRTARGINGRGHALLILRPEELGFLRFLKQAKVPLSEFDFSWSKISDIQSQLEKLIEKNYYLHKSAQEAYKSYVRAYDSHSLKQIYSVNTLNLPMVALSFGFKVPPYVDLNVHSSKGAKLQKRGGGGGFGYQKSKNAQKARIFKHVNKGKGDRRQFSR